The Kordia sp. SMS9 DNA window GAAAAACTTTTAACATTAAACATTCACCTTCGCAACGAAAATGGAGGTTTAAAAGTGAATGCGCCGAAAGGAACATTGACCAAGGAATTAATTGCAGAAATTAATGAAAACAAACCGTATCTTCTAAAATTATTAGCGAGTAACATAAAAATACCCAAAGCCGCTGTAGCAGAAGATTACAGTTTGAGTCCAACCCAATATTCCTTGTGGTTTATTCATGAGCATTTGGGCGGCGACACGGCGTATAATTTAACAGCAACGCTCAAAATTGAAGGAGATTTACAACCAGAAATTTTACAAAAAGCTTTCAAAAACGTCATCGCTACGCACGAATCGTTGCGCACGCAATTTGTCATTAAAGAAGATGGAACTGTGCGCCAGCGAATTCTGCCAAATGCAGAAATTCAGTTTGCATTAAATTACGAAGATTGCAGTAAACTTTCTAAAGACGATGTACATCAAAAACTAGATGCAAAATATCAAACGCCTTTTCAATTAGCAGAAGATTTGCTAGTCAATGCCAGTCTTTTCAAGCTTGAAGCTGATGTACATATATTACTATTTGTAATGCATCACATCATCAGCGATGGTTGGTCGTTGCAAATTTTCACGAAAGAAGTCATTGAAGAATACCAACAGTTAGTATCTGGAGAAGCGCATGTTGCAAAAAAATTATCGCTTCAATACAAAGATTACAGTGAATGGCTAAACCAAGAATTGGAAAGTGACGCTTATGCAAACAAATTGGCTTTTTGGAAAGATCAATTTGAGACACGTTCTCCTGCGTTGAATTTAGGCGATGTTGCACGACCAAAAGTGAGAACGTATGCTGGCACATTGCTACATCATGAATTTTCTACGGAATTTACAACGCAACTCAATTCGTTTGCCAAAACACAGCAACTCACCTTATTTATGTTGATTTTAGGCGGATTGAACGGAACACTTTCCAAATATACCAACCAATACGATATTACGTTAGGAACTACGGTTGCAGGAAGAGAACATCCAGATTTAGAAGATCAAATAGGACTCTATTCCAATGCATTGGCAATACGAACGCAGTTTGAAAACACACAAACATTTGCAGATTTTCTAAAAACACAAAAAGAAACCTTACTAAAAACCTACGAACACAAAGAATATCCGTTTCATAAACTATTGAATCAACTCACCTTACCAAATGATGCCAGCAGATCGCCATTATTTGATATCATGGTGTTGTTGCAAAATCACCAAACGCTTCATTTAAACGATCAAGATGCACTACACAATCTTACCATCACAGAATACGATGCGGTTGAAAAAGGAGTAAGTCAGCTAGACATGAGTTTTGTGTTTATTGAACGAAACAATCAACTAACACTCAGTGTAGAATACAACACAGACATCTACGAAGCAGCTTTCATACAACAACTGATACACTCTTTTGAAAAATTTGTAGTTGCAGGAATTGCAAATCCAAATGCATCACTAAGTTCTATATCATTAGTAGATGCTACTGAAAAAGAAACGATCTGTCATCAATTCAATGCTAAAAATAAACCATTAACACATCCAAAAACCGTGGTAGATTTCATCACAGAAAACGCCGCTAAATTTCCTGAAAAAGCAGCATTGGTAAGTGATGAAGTGGAAAAAAGCTATGCAGAAGTTCACATCATTAGCAACCAAATAGCGCAGTGTTTAGAAGAAGCGTTGCACTTGCAAAAAGGTGATTTTGTGGGAATTGCGCTCGATGGAAGTGTGTGGTCAATCCTCACCATTTTAGGAGTCTTAAAACTGGGTGCGACGTATGTTCCTATCGATCCAAAATATCCAACAACAAGAAAAGAATATATAGAAAATGTAAGCAATTGCGCCATCATTATTGATGATACGATGCTGAAAACGATTCAAGAAAACCGCTCCAATTACAATGGTGACTACGTTTCCAAGGCAACTCAAAATGCTACGGCTTATGTAATATTTACGTCAGGATCTACAGGAAATCCAAAAGGAATTCCAATTACACATGCTTCATTGGTTGATTATGTAACCACGTTTGCAACATACTTTGAAGTGAATCAAACGGACCGCGTGTTACAGCAGGCAA harbors:
- a CDS encoding non-ribosomal peptide synthetase, with protein sequence MKKDLLEKLLTLNIHLRNENGGLKVNAPKGTLTKELIAEINENKPYLLKLLASNIKIPKAAVAEDYSLSPTQYSLWFIHEHLGGDTAYNLTATLKIEGDLQPEILQKAFKNVIATHESLRTQFVIKEDGTVRQRILPNAEIQFALNYEDCSKLSKDDVHQKLDAKYQTPFQLAEDLLVNASLFKLEADVHILLFVMHHIISDGWSLQIFTKEVIEEYQQLVSGEAHVAKKLSLQYKDYSEWLNQELESDAYANKLAFWKDQFETRSPALNLGDVARPKVRTYAGTLLHHEFSTEFTTQLNSFAKTQQLTLFMLILGGLNGTLSKYTNQYDITLGTTVAGREHPDLEDQIGLYSNALAIRTQFENTQTFADFLKTQKETLLKTYEHKEYPFHKLLNQLTLPNDASRSPLFDIMVLLQNHQTLHLNDQDALHNLTITEYDAVEKGVSQLDMSFVFIERNNQLTLSVEYNTDIYEAAFIQQLIHSFEKFVVAGIANPNASLSSISLVDATEKETICHQFNAKNKPLTHPKTVVDFITENAAKFPEKAALVSDEVEKSYAEVHIISNQIAQCLEEALHLQKGDFVGIALDGSVWSILTILGVLKLGATYVPIDPKYPTTRKEYIENVSNCAIIIDDTMLKTIQENRSNYNGDYVSKATQNATAYVIFTSGSTGNPKGIPITHASLVDYVTTFATYFEVNQTDRVLQQASIAFDTSIEEIYPILISGGTLFFYEEKADFHEMFASCENHGITLLSTNPYALQYLNQQYQDFTLNLRTLISGGDALQMDHIDTLHDKIPIYNTYGPTESTVCATYYKVTGNEHVIPIGKPIKNRQVYVLDTETAELLPIGFIGELCISGAGLTKGYLGNEALSKEKFIPHPFKQGEKLYRTGDLAKWLPDGNLVFAGRKDTQVKLRGYRIELGEIENNAQELEGISQPVAAVQQVNNEAAIVLYWLHTENSPSKAEIRTALSAKLPAYMIPSYYVALEKLPINVHGKIDRKLLPNFQLADGLIEAEYVAPRNNTEEKLVNIWKQILGVEKIGVTNSFFELGGHSLLAISLINEVNKEFEAVSLQIKNLFVSNTIESMAQLITVTSGEDITGDFEEFVI